Proteins encoded together in one Cyanobium sp. WAJ14-Wanaka window:
- a CDS encoding DUF1816 domain-containing protein, giving the protein MNPLLWPARSCANGLGLAWWARVETKSPDVIYWFGPFLSRSTLESNLVAFLSDLRAEAPGQLEYTVVRQRRSEPLTEPG; this is encoded by the coding sequence ATGAACCCCCTACTTTGGCCCGCACGGAGCTGCGCCAATGGTTTGGGTTTGGCATGGTGGGCGCGGGTCGAAACCAAGTCCCCTGATGTCATTTACTGGTTCGGACCCTTTCTGAGCCGCAGCACCCTGGAGAGCAACCTGGTTGCTTTCCTCAGCGATCTGCGCGCTGAAGCCCCTGGCCAACTGGAATACACCGTGGTTCGTCAGCGCCGCAGCGAGCCGCTCACCGAGCCCGGCTGA
- the rlmB gene encoding 23S rRNA (guanosine(2251)-2'-O)-methyltransferase RlmB: MSPRFDSRPSRFSGPKPEWSRGKDGGSRDGAPRRAESRSEGRPEGRPDRRPDRRPDSRPGTRSDSRPDSRGGSREERSFTDRFPRGDRPRYEGKAYGERRFDGKRPDRSGSDRPSSDRSSYDRSSNDRSTGDRGRAGGRRFEDRPYGDRPNAGRPTSGRTNAARPNSDRSNSDRPNPARPFTPRPPAGRPDVGRYRGAARPSFDGRDRPDRQGRPERQGRTERQGRPDRQGRFQAREPFRPRPLIIEADSVPSSGESERHGPESAPDLVWGRHSALAALESGRPIHRIWCTPEMRFSPKFLQLLREAKSSGVLVEEVTWARLGQLTGGAVHQGISLQTAAAETLDLRTLMEGCADLGEAPLLMAADGLTDPHNLGAIVRSAEALGAHGLVLPQRRSAGLTGSVAKVAAGALEHLPVARVVNLNRALDALKQEGYRVVGLASEGTVSLEEADLEGPLVIVTGSEGDGLSMLTRRNCDQLVRIPLRGATPSLNASVATALLLYEVARRGWMKGLSGSQPAPRIVRPQLPSKAEADGQEHKDFSSPSDLLAEANLDEMAYLDTLEGQNSIEATQP, translated from the coding sequence ATGAGCCCACGTTTTGATAGCCGCCCCTCCCGTTTCAGTGGCCCCAAGCCTGAATGGAGTCGCGGCAAGGATGGGGGCTCGCGAGATGGGGCCCCCCGGCGGGCCGAAAGTCGATCTGAGGGCAGACCGGAGGGCAGGCCCGACCGCAGGCCTGATAGGCGCCCAGACAGTCGTCCGGGTACTCGTTCAGATAGCCGTCCGGATAGTCGAGGGGGCAGCAGGGAGGAGCGCTCCTTCACCGACCGTTTCCCCAGGGGGGATCGCCCCCGCTACGAGGGCAAGGCCTACGGAGAGAGACGCTTTGACGGCAAACGTCCTGATCGCAGTGGCTCCGATCGCCCTAGTTCAGACCGTTCCAGTTACGACCGCTCCAGCAACGACCGCTCCACTGGCGACCGTGGTCGGGCTGGGGGCCGCCGATTTGAAGACAGGCCCTACGGCGACCGGCCCAATGCAGGTCGGCCAACTTCAGGTCGGACGAATGCAGCTCGGCCCAATTCAGATCGAAGCAATTCAGACAGGCCCAATCCGGCCCGACCCTTTACGCCTAGGCCCCCCGCGGGCCGCCCCGATGTGGGCCGTTACAGGGGCGCTGCCAGGCCAAGCTTCGATGGCCGTGATCGCCCAGATCGTCAGGGCCGCCCGGAGCGCCAGGGTCGCACGGAGCGCCAGGGTCGCCCAGATCGCCAGGGCCGTTTTCAGGCTCGAGAGCCCTTCCGCCCTAGGCCACTAATTATTGAGGCCGATTCCGTTCCCAGCTCCGGTGAGTCGGAGCGGCACGGACCCGAGTCCGCACCCGATCTTGTCTGGGGTAGGCATTCGGCCCTGGCGGCTCTAGAGAGTGGCCGTCCGATCCATCGCATCTGGTGTACGCCGGAGATGCGCTTTAGTCCGAAGTTTTTACAGCTCTTGCGCGAGGCCAAGTCCTCTGGCGTTCTGGTCGAGGAGGTCACCTGGGCCCGCCTAGGCCAGCTCACGGGCGGAGCGGTGCACCAGGGCATCTCCCTCCAGACTGCAGCTGCTGAAACCCTCGATCTGCGAACCCTTATGGAGGGCTGTGCTGACCTGGGCGAAGCTCCCCTGCTGATGGCCGCTGATGGTCTGACGGATCCCCATAACCTTGGCGCCATCGTGCGCAGCGCCGAGGCGCTCGGCGCCCATGGCCTGGTCCTGCCCCAGCGGCGCAGTGCCGGCCTAACCGGTTCGGTGGCCAAGGTGGCTGCCGGCGCCCTCGAACACCTTCCCGTTGCCCGGGTTGTCAATTTGAACCGTGCCCTTGATGCCCTAAAGCAAGAGGGGTACAGGGTCGTGGGATTGGCCTCAGAGGGCACTGTGAGCCTGGAGGAGGCTGACCTGGAGGGGCCCCTTGTGATCGTGACTGGTTCGGAGGGTGATGGGCTCTCGATGCTTACCCGCCGCAATTGCGACCAGTTGGTGCGAATTCCATTGCGAGGAGCCACCCCCAGTCTCAATGCCTCCGTGGCGACCGCCCTATTGCTGTACGAGGTTGCCCGCCGCGGCTGGATGAAGGGCCTTAGTGGTTCCCAGCCAGCCCCCCGCATCGTCAGGCCCCAGCTGCCTTCAAAGGCGGAGGCAGATGGCCAGGAACATAAAGATTTTTCATCCCCTAGCGATTTGCTGGCCGAGGCGAATCTCGATGAGATGGCGTATCTAGACACTTTGGAGGGCCAGAACTCCATCGAGGCGACCCAGCCCTAG
- a CDS encoding ribonuclease III domain-containing protein, which produces MGREALASQGELGPLQLAWLGDAVWELHQRLQRCRTPTKAQHAHAAVVLEVKASAQALVLERLACFLSDPEKDLVRRGRNRAGRGPRNGDPGAYGAATGLETLLGWLFLHQPARLAELLDHLKENDP; this is translated from the coding sequence ATGGGGCGTGAAGCCCTTGCTTCCCAAGGCGAGCTAGGGCCCCTTCAGCTGGCCTGGCTTGGCGATGCGGTTTGGGAATTGCACCAGCGGTTGCAGCGTTGCCGAACCCCCACAAAGGCCCAGCACGCCCATGCCGCGGTGGTGCTGGAGGTCAAGGCTTCTGCCCAGGCCCTTGTGCTGGAGCGGTTGGCTTGCTTCCTTTCCGACCCCGAGAAGGATCTGGTGCGCAGGGGGCGAAATCGGGCCGGCCGAGGTCCCCGCAATGGCGATCCAGGGGCCTACGGAGCTGCCACTGGTTTGGAGACCTTGCTGGGCTGGCTATTCCTTCATCAGCCAGCCCGGTTGGCCGAGCTGCTAGATCACTTGAAGGAGAACGATCCATAA
- a CDS encoding STAS domain-containing protein: MLPTLRPSANFGEGAINDLQRLTVSLRGGFEQQATCQLFRFTGQLDAYSDKQFGDFVATHRIAAMPMLLDLSHIDFIDSSGLGALVQLAKQCNGEKQQFVVVGNTRVAQTVKLVRLEEFLHLQPDLDTALGQLAA, encoded by the coding sequence TTGCTCCCTACACTTCGCCCCAGTGCAAATTTCGGAGAGGGAGCGATCAACGACCTGCAACGACTGACGGTTTCCCTCAGGGGAGGTTTCGAGCAGCAGGCCACCTGTCAGCTGTTTCGCTTTACGGGCCAGCTTGATGCCTATTCCGACAAGCAGTTTGGAGATTTTGTGGCCACCCACCGCATTGCGGCCATGCCGATGCTGCTTGATTTGAGCCATATCGATTTCATCGATTCCTCGGGCCTGGGGGCCCTGGTGCAATTGGCCAAGCAATGCAATGGCGAAAAGCAGCAGTTTGTTGTTGTGGGCAATACCCGGGTTGCCCAGACGGTGAAATTGGTCCGCCTGGAAGAGTTCCTGCATCTCCAGCCCGATCTCGACACGGCCCTTGGTCAGCTCGCCGCCTGA
- the carA gene encoding glutamine-hydrolyzing carbamoyl-phosphate synthase small subunit: MIGDLRPIPAPVSEPPATALLVLADGTVLRGEAFGATGTAIGEVVFNTGMTGYQEVMTDPSYSGQLVTFTYPELGNTGVNSVDQEADRPHVRGVIARQISPSVSNWRAEGDLPQWLTSHGVVGIHGVDTRALVRHLRDGGAINGAISSDGTPAATLLERVRSAPSMAGLNLAEQVSTGQPYHWTKPCAAAFDARHQSQPATPYKVVAIDFGIKRAILERLVAHGCEVTVLPAASSLEQVLACGPEGVFLSNGPGDPAAVHGGIALAKGLLLQPNLPVFGICLGHQILGLALGGTTFKLGYGHRGLNHPCGSPGQVEITSQNHGFALEPSSLDADRVTITHLNLNDRTVAALAMREQPVFGVQYHPEASPGPHDADHHFSRFVDLMAQRR; this comes from the coding sequence ATGATTGGTGATCTGCGTCCCATCCCAGCACCAGTGAGTGAGCCCCCAGCTACGGCCCTGTTGGTGTTGGCCGACGGCACCGTGTTGCGCGGTGAGGCGTTTGGTGCCACCGGTACGGCCATCGGTGAAGTGGTTTTCAACACCGGCATGACCGGTTACCAGGAGGTGATGACTGACCCCAGCTATTCGGGGCAGCTGGTCACCTTCACCTATCCGGAGCTAGGCAACACAGGGGTCAATTCCGTTGACCAGGAGGCGGACAGGCCCCATGTGCGGGGGGTAATTGCCAGGCAAATTTCGCCAAGCGTCAGTAACTGGCGTGCTGAGGGTGACCTGCCCCAGTGGCTGACTAGCCATGGAGTTGTGGGTATCCATGGCGTTGACACCCGGGCCCTGGTTAGGCACCTGCGTGATGGCGGGGCCATAAATGGTGCCATCAGTAGTGATGGCACCCCTGCTGCCACCCTGCTGGAGAGGGTGCGTTCAGCGCCTTCAATGGCCGGACTCAACCTGGCGGAGCAGGTCAGCACTGGCCAGCCCTATCACTGGACAAAGCCCTGTGCGGCCGCCTTTGATGCCCGCCACCAAAGCCAGCCAGCCACGCCCTACAAGGTGGTGGCCATTGATTTCGGCATCAAGCGGGCCATCCTCGAGCGGCTCGTGGCCCATGGCTGTGAAGTCACTGTTTTGCCTGCCGCCAGCAGCTTGGAGCAGGTTCTGGCCTGCGGGCCCGAGGGGGTATTCCTCTCAAATGGGCCCGGGGATCCAGCTGCCGTCCATGGAGGCATTGCCCTGGCGAAGGGTTTGCTGCTTCAGCCCAACCTCCCCGTTTTTGGCATCTGCCTGGGCCACCAAATCCTGGGATTGGCCCTGGGCGGAACCACCTTCAAGCTCGGCTACGGCCATCGCGGCTTGAACCACCCCTGCGGTAGCCCGGGGCAGGTGGAGATTACGAGCCAAAACCATGGTTTTGCCCTGGAGCCAAGCTCCCTGGACGCTGATCGGGTCACCATCACCCACCTAAACCTCAATGACCGCACGGTGGCAGCCCTGGCGATGCGAGAGCAACCGGTATTTGGGGTCCAGTACCACCCGGAGGCCAGCCCTGGCCCCCACGACGCCGACCACCATTTCAGTCGTTTTGTCGACCTGATGGCCCAGCGTCGGTAG
- the trpD gene encoding anthranilate phosphoribosyltransferase, with the protein MATTPAWSPLLNQLLEGDDLDTAEATALMQGWLDQQIEPILTGALLAALRAKGATGAELAAMAQVLRQACPIPAGRPPMALVDTCGTGGDGADSFNISTAVAFVAAACGAAVAKAGNRSASGRVGSADVLEALGINLQAPQADVVAALPDVGVTFLFAPGWHQALVGLASLRRTLGIRTVFNLVGPLVNPLRPERQVLGVARADLLDPMAEALALLGLERAVVVFGDGGLDEASLSGINQLRLVEGGQVRSEQLDPQALGLARAPISALAGGDLAENSAILTAVLMGNGSQAQTDVVAINAALVLWAAGLADSVAAALPIAQQALKNGAGWQKLLALRQALPAASAG; encoded by the coding sequence ATGGCAACCACCCCGGCTTGGTCCCCTCTGCTCAATCAATTATTAGAAGGTGATGACCTAGACACCGCCGAGGCCACAGCCCTGATGCAGGGCTGGCTTGATCAGCAGATTGAGCCGATTTTGACCGGAGCCCTGCTGGCTGCCTTGCGCGCAAAGGGGGCGACCGGTGCGGAGTTGGCCGCCATGGCCCAGGTGCTGCGCCAGGCCTGCCCCATCCCCGCTGGCCGCCCCCCCATGGCCCTGGTGGATACCTGCGGCACGGGCGGCGATGGTGCCGACAGCTTCAATATTTCGACTGCAGTGGCCTTTGTGGCGGCGGCCTGCGGAGCCGCAGTGGCAAAGGCGGGAAATCGCAGTGCCAGCGGCAGGGTTGGCTCGGCCGACGTGCTCGAGGCCCTGGGCATCAACCTGCAGGCCCCCCAGGCAGATGTGGTTGCGGCCCTGCCAGATGTGGGCGTCACCTTCCTATTTGCCCCCGGGTGGCATCAAGCCCTGGTGGGGTTGGCATCCCTGCGCAGGACCCTGGGGATCCGTACGGTTTTCAACCTGGTGGGGCCCTTGGTGAATCCGCTTCGGCCCGAACGGCAGGTGCTGGGGGTGGCCCGGGCCGACCTGCTGGATCCGATGGCAGAAGCCCTTGCCCTGCTGGGTCTGGAACGGGCCGTGGTGGTTTTCGGTGATGGCGGACTCGATGAGGCCTCCCTCTCGGGTATCAACCAACTGCGCCTTGTGGAGGGGGGGCAGGTGCGCTCAGAGCAGCTGGATCCCCAGGCCCTGGGTCTGGCCAGGGCCCCCATTAGCGCCCTGGCTGGCGGTGATCTGGCTGAAAATTCGGCGATCCTGACGGCCGTATTGATGGGCAATGGCAGCCAGGCCCAGACCGACGTAGTAGCCATCAACGCCGCGCTGGTTCTCTGGGCGGCTGGTTTGGCAGACAGCGTGGCGGCAGCACTTCCTATCGCCCAGCAGGCCCTCAAGAACGGTGCGGGCTGGCAAAAGCTGCTGGCCCTGCGCCAGGCCCTGCCCGCTGCCTCTGCGGGATGA